The Manihot esculenta cultivar AM560-2 chromosome 1, M.esculenta_v8, whole genome shotgun sequence genome has a window encoding:
- the LOC110627465 gene encoding aquaporin PIP1-3, translating to MEGKEEDVRLGANKFTERQPIGTSAQTDKDYKEPPPAPVFEPGELSSWSFYRAGIAEFIATFLFLYITVLTVMGVSKSPNKCATVGTQGIAWAFGGMIFALVYCTAGISGGHINPAVTFGLFLARKLSLTRAVFYIIMQCLGAICGAGVVKGFEGNRVYESLGGGANVVVSGYTKGDGLGAEIVGTFVLVYTVFSATDAKRNARDSHVPILAPLPIGFAVFLVHLATIPITGTGINPARSLGAAIIFNKDHAWNDHWVFWVGPFIGAALAALYHQIVIRAIPFKARA from the exons ATGGAGGGCAAGGAAGAGGATGTGAGACTAGGAGCAAACAAATTCACAGAGAGACAGCCTATAGGGACATCAGCTCAGACTGACAAAGACTACAAGGAGCCACCACCAGCTCCCGTGTTCGAGCCAGGTGAGCTCTCCTCATGGTCCTTCTACAGGGCTGGGATTGCCGAGTTCATCGCCACTTTCTTGTTCCTTTACATCACTGTCTTGACTGTCATGGGTGTCTCTAAGTCTCCCAACAAGTGTGCAACCGTAGGTACCCAAGGTATTGCTTGGGCCTTCGGGGGTATGATCTTTGCCCTTGTCTACTGCACCGCTGGTATCTCAG GTGGACACATCAACCCAGCAGTGACCTTCGGTCTGTTTCTGGCAAGGAAGCTCTCCTTGACGAGGGCTGTGTTCTACATCATCATGCAATGCCTTGGTGCCATCTGTGGCGCTGGGGTGGTGAAGGGTTTTGAGGGAAACCGTGTGTATGAGAGTTTGGGTGGCGGAGCCAATGTTGTGGTTTCTGGCTACACTAAAGGTGATGGTCTAGGCGCTGAGATTGTCGGCACCTTTGTTCTTGTCTACACCGTCTTCTCTGCTACCGATGCAAAGAGGAACGCCAGAGATTCTCATGTCCCT ATTTTGGCTCCTCTGCCCATTGGGTTTGCAGTGTTCTTGGTTCACCTGGCCACCATCCCTATCACTGGAACTGGCATTAACCCAGCCAGGAGTCTTGGAGCTGCTATCATCTTCAACAAAGACCACGCATGGAATGACCAT TGGGTTTTCTGGGTTGGACCCTTCATTGGAGCTGCTCTTGCTGCTCTGTACCACCAGATAGTCATCAGAGCTATCCCTTTCAAGGCCAGAGCTTGA